One Microcebus murinus isolate Inina chromosome 7, M.murinus_Inina_mat1.0, whole genome shotgun sequence genomic region harbors:
- the NRBP2 gene encoding nuclear receptor-binding protein 2 isoform X2 yields the protein MAAPEPAPRRGREREREDESEDESDILEESPCGRWQKRREQVNQGNMPGVQSTFLAMDTEEGVEVVWNELHFGDRKAFAAHEEKIQTMFEQLALVDHPNIVKFHKYWLDASEAHARVIFITEYVSSGSLKQFLKKTKKNHKAMNARAWKRWCTQILSALSFLHACSPPIIHGNLTSDTIFIQHNGLVKIGSVWYRIFSNALPDDLRSPIRAEREELRNLHFFPPEYGEVADGTAVDIFSFGMCALEMAVLEIQSNGDTRVTEEAIARARHSLSDPNMQEFILSCLARDPACRPSAHSLLFHRVLFEVHSLKLLAAHCFIQHQYLMPENVVEEKTKAMDLHAVLAELPRPCRPPLQWRYSEVSFLELDKFLEDVRNGIYPLMNFAAARPLGLPRVLAPPPEEAQKTKTPTPEPFDSETRKVVQMQCNLERTEDKARWHLTLLLVLEDRLHRQLTYDLLPTDSAQDLAAELVHYGFVHEDDRTKLAAFLESTLLKYRGAQP from the exons ATGGCGGCCCCAGAGCCGGCGCCGAGGCGGGGCCGGGAGCGGGAACGGGAGGACGAGAGCGAGGACGAGAGTGACATCCTGGAGGAAAGCCCATGTGGCCGCTGGCAGAAGCGGCgggagcag GTGAACCAGGGGAATATGCCTGGGGTCCAGAGCACCTTCCTGGCCATGGACACCGAGGAAGGGGTAGAAGTGGTGTGGAATGAGCTCCACTTCGGAGACAGGAAGGCCTTCGCAGCCCATGAG gagAAGATCCAGACTATGTTTGAGCAACTGGCCCTAGTGGACCACCCTAACATCGTCAAGTTTCACAAGTACTGGCTGGATGCCTCTGAGGCCCATGCAAGG GTCATATTCATCACAGAGTATGTGTCATCCGGCAGCCTCAAGCAATTTCTCAAAAAGACTAAGAAGAACCACAAGGCCATGAATGCGCGG GCCTGGAAGCGCTGGTGTACGCAGATCCTGTCGGCGCTCAG CTTTCTGCATGCCTGCAGCCCCCCCATCATTCACGGGAACCTGACCAGTGACACCATCTTCATTCAGCACAACGGACTCGTCAAGATCGGCTCCG TGTGGTACCGCATCTTCTCTAATG CGCTTCCGGATGATCTTCGAAGCCCCATCCGCGCTGAGCGAGAGGAACTGCGGAACTTGCACTTCTTCCCACCAGAATATGGCG AGGTTGCTGATGGGACTGCTGTGGACATCTTCTCCTTTGGCATGTGTGCACTGGAG ATGGCTGTGCTGGAGATCCAGTCCAATGGGGACACCCGTGTCACAGAGGAGGCCATTGCTCGTGCCAGGCACTCACTGAGTGACCCCAACATGCAG GAATTCATCCTTTCCTGCCTGGCCCGGGACCCTGCCTGCCGGccctctgcccacagcctccTCTTCCACCGCGTGCTCTTTGAGGTGCACTCACTGAAGCTCCTGGCAGCCCACTGCTTCATCCAGCACCAGT ACCTCATGCCTGAGAACGTGGTGGAGGAGAAGACCAAGGCCATGGACCTGCATGCAGTCTTGGCAGAGCTTCCCCGGCCCTGCCGGCCCCCACTGCAGTGGCG GTACTCGGAGGTCTCCTTCTTAGAGCTGGACAAATTCCTGGAGGATGTCAG GAACGGGATCTACCCACTGATGAACTTTGCAGCTGCTCGACCCCTGGGGCTGCCCCGAGTGCTGGCCCCACCCCCTGAGGAGGCCCAGAAGACTAAGACCCCGACACCAGAACCCTTTGACTCTGAGACCAGAAAG GTGGTCCAGATGCAGTGCAACCTGGAGAGAACCGAGGACAAGGCTCGCTGGCAT ctcaCTCTGCTTCTGGTGCTGGAGGACCGGCTGCACAGGCAGCTGACCTATGACCTGCTTCCAA CCGACAGTGCCCAGGACCTCGCCGCGGAGCTCGTGCACTACGGCTTTGTCCATGAG gaCGACCGGACGAAGCTGGCGGCCTTCCTGGAGAGCACTCTCCTCAAGTACCGCGGTGCCCAGCCCTGA
- the NRBP2 gene encoding nuclear receptor-binding protein 2 isoform X1, whose translation MAAPEPAPRRGREREREDESEDESDILEESPCGRWQKRREQVNQGNMPGVQSTFLAMDTEEGVEVVWNELHFGDRKAFAAHEEKIQTMFEQLALVDHPNIVKFHKYWLDASEAHARVIFITEYVSSGSLKQFLKKTKKNHKAMNARAWKRWCTQILSALSFLHACSPPIIHGNLTSDTIFIQHNGLVKIGSVWYRIFSNALPDDLRSPIRAEREELRNLHFFPPEYGEVADGTAVDIFSFGMCALEMAVLEIQSNGDTRVTEEAIARARHSLSDPNMQEFILSCLARDPACRPSAHSLLFHRVLFEVHSLKLLAAHCFIQHQYLMPENVVEEKTKAMDLHAVLAELPRPCRPPLQWRYSEVSFLELDKFLEDVRNGIYPLMNFAAARPLGLPRVLAPPPEEAQKTKTPTPEPFDSETRKVVQMQCNLERTEDKARWHLTLLLVLEDRLHRQLTYDLLPRRPDEAGGLPGEHSPQVPRCPALTRAPAGASTWRRAQTCRAESTCVPRS comes from the exons ATGGCGGCCCCAGAGCCGGCGCCGAGGCGGGGCCGGGAGCGGGAACGGGAGGACGAGAGCGAGGACGAGAGTGACATCCTGGAGGAAAGCCCATGTGGCCGCTGGCAGAAGCGGCgggagcag GTGAACCAGGGGAATATGCCTGGGGTCCAGAGCACCTTCCTGGCCATGGACACCGAGGAAGGGGTAGAAGTGGTGTGGAATGAGCTCCACTTCGGAGACAGGAAGGCCTTCGCAGCCCATGAG gagAAGATCCAGACTATGTTTGAGCAACTGGCCCTAGTGGACCACCCTAACATCGTCAAGTTTCACAAGTACTGGCTGGATGCCTCTGAGGCCCATGCAAGG GTCATATTCATCACAGAGTATGTGTCATCCGGCAGCCTCAAGCAATTTCTCAAAAAGACTAAGAAGAACCACAAGGCCATGAATGCGCGG GCCTGGAAGCGCTGGTGTACGCAGATCCTGTCGGCGCTCAG CTTTCTGCATGCCTGCAGCCCCCCCATCATTCACGGGAACCTGACCAGTGACACCATCTTCATTCAGCACAACGGACTCGTCAAGATCGGCTCCG TGTGGTACCGCATCTTCTCTAATG CGCTTCCGGATGATCTTCGAAGCCCCATCCGCGCTGAGCGAGAGGAACTGCGGAACTTGCACTTCTTCCCACCAGAATATGGCG AGGTTGCTGATGGGACTGCTGTGGACATCTTCTCCTTTGGCATGTGTGCACTGGAG ATGGCTGTGCTGGAGATCCAGTCCAATGGGGACACCCGTGTCACAGAGGAGGCCATTGCTCGTGCCAGGCACTCACTGAGTGACCCCAACATGCAG GAATTCATCCTTTCCTGCCTGGCCCGGGACCCTGCCTGCCGGccctctgcccacagcctccTCTTCCACCGCGTGCTCTTTGAGGTGCACTCACTGAAGCTCCTGGCAGCCCACTGCTTCATCCAGCACCAGT ACCTCATGCCTGAGAACGTGGTGGAGGAGAAGACCAAGGCCATGGACCTGCATGCAGTCTTGGCAGAGCTTCCCCGGCCCTGCCGGCCCCCACTGCAGTGGCG GTACTCGGAGGTCTCCTTCTTAGAGCTGGACAAATTCCTGGAGGATGTCAG GAACGGGATCTACCCACTGATGAACTTTGCAGCTGCTCGACCCCTGGGGCTGCCCCGAGTGCTGGCCCCACCCCCTGAGGAGGCCCAGAAGACTAAGACCCCGACACCAGAACCCTTTGACTCTGAGACCAGAAAG GTGGTCCAGATGCAGTGCAACCTGGAGAGAACCGAGGACAAGGCTCGCTGGCAT ctcaCTCTGCTTCTGGTGCTGGAGGACCGGCTGCACAGGCAGCTGACCTATGACCTGCTTCCAA gaCGACCGGACGAAGCTGGCGGCCTTCCTGGAGAGCACTCTCCTCAAGTACCGCGGTGCCCAGCCCTGACCCGCGCCCCAGCTGGGGCCTCCACATGGAGAAGAGCCCAGACTTGCAGAGCTGAGTCCACCTGTGTGCCCCGGAGCTAG